The Acidobacteriota bacterium genome includes a region encoding these proteins:
- a CDS encoding sulfatase-like hydrolase/transferase, whose amino-acid sequence MSSKPNILFILTDQHTPRVAGFAGDPVVCTPHLDNLASRSLQFETASCASPACTPSRMCLLTAMEPHRCAAWANHWIIFPEQVTWPGHFAEHGYATCLVGKMHFGGKDQLHGFQNRPYGDFHHGLSHQPEPLSFFPSYHGAESAGVTEIPESLIQDVIVTREAQAFILEHQDRNPNQPWFLCAGYGRPHAPFTAPGRYIRRYRDRIPPLQQPADCADRLEPYARRLYDRLNSHLTEEQIRRGREAYYACVDYVDDCIGELLGTLRQNGLLENTLVIYTSDHGEMGGAHGLWQKSVYYEESMGVPLLISGPGVQPGHARLSEVISLMDLFPTCCSLAGLPIPPGLDGMDFGPLLRDPVRGESPREFAPSQYCQWGTRIKTQALPIGQATRAWRAIRTRDWKFVDVHGGNPLLFDMVNDPQEMTNLAERPEHAERCSMLRQQLFQGFGWEEAMAQLRADRDRVPELVSGIQPTTPNQYRLPDGRIFDAETSLYQARWLPVDDNATGGIIPQQFG is encoded by the coding sequence ATGAGTTCCAAGCCCAATATCCTCTTCATCCTGACCGACCAGCACACACCCCGGGTAGCCGGGTTTGCCGGCGACCCCGTGGTTTGTACCCCCCACCTGGACAACCTGGCCTCGCGGTCGCTGCAGTTCGAAACCGCCAGTTGCGCCTCACCGGCCTGCACTCCTTCGCGGATGTGCCTGCTGACCGCCATGGAACCGCACCGCTGCGCGGCCTGGGCCAACCACTGGATCATCTTCCCCGAGCAGGTGACCTGGCCCGGGCACTTCGCCGAGCACGGCTATGCCACCTGCCTGGTGGGCAAGATGCACTTCGGGGGCAAGGATCAGCTGCACGGGTTTCAAAACCGACCCTACGGGGATTTCCACCACGGTCTTTCCCATCAGCCGGAGCCGCTGAGCTTTTTCCCCAGCTACCACGGCGCCGAGAGCGCGGGAGTCACCGAAATCCCCGAAAGCCTGATTCAGGACGTCATTGTCACTCGCGAAGCCCAGGCCTTCATTCTGGAACACCAGGACCGGAACCCGAACCAACCCTGGTTCCTCTGCGCCGGCTACGGCAGGCCCCACGCCCCCTTCACCGCGCCGGGCCGTTACATCCGCCGCTACCGGGACCGGATTCCGCCCCTGCAGCAACCCGCTGACTGCGCGGACCGCCTGGAACCCTACGCCCGCCGCCTCTACGACAGGCTTAATTCCCATTTGACCGAGGAACAGATTCGGAGAGGACGGGAAGCCTACTACGCCTGTGTCGACTATGTGGATGATTGCATTGGAGAACTGCTGGGCACGCTCCGGCAAAACGGTCTGCTCGAAAATACCCTGGTCATCTACACCAGCGACCACGGGGAGATGGGAGGGGCTCACGGACTATGGCAGAAGTCGGTCTACTACGAAGAATCCATGGGGGTTCCCCTTCTCATCAGCGGCCCCGGGGTCCAGCCGGGTCACGCCCGACTGTCCGAGGTAATCTCCCTGATGGACCTCTTTCCGACCTGCTGCAGCCTGGCCGGTCTGCCCATTCCCCCGGGGCTGGACGGGATGGATTTCGGTCCGCTCTTGAGGGATCCGGTCCGGGGGGAATCCCCTCGCGAGTTTGCGCCCAGCCAGTACTGCCAGTGGGGAACCCGAATCAAGACCCAGGCCCTTCCCATCGGGCAGGCGACCCGCGCCTGGAGGGCCATCCGCACCCGCGACTGGAAATTCGTGGATGTTCACGGCGGAAACCCGCTGCTGTTCGACATGGTCAACGATCCCCAAGAGATGACCAACCTGGCCGAACGTCCCGAGCATGCGGAACGATGCAGCATGCTGCGGCAGCAACTCTTTCAGGGCTTTGGCTGGGAGGAGGCCATGGCTCAACTGCGGGCCGACCGCGACCGGGTCCCGGAACTTGTCTCCGGCATCCAGCCCACCACTCCCAACCAGTACCGGTTGCCGGACGGACGAATCTTCGATGCCGAGACTTCCCTCTACCAGGCTCGCTGGCTGCCCGTGGACGACAACGCCACCGGGGGCATCATTCCCCAGCAGTTCGGTTAG
- the rpsR gene encoding 30S ribosomal protein S18 → MPPSRSSGRSGAKPRRGRRRHFVRRKKVCRFCAEKIDYIDYKDTRLLSAFIPERGKILPRRISGTCAPCQRKLMEALKRARNIALLPFAAG, encoded by the coding sequence ATGCCCCCAAGTCGGAGTTCCGGACGCTCGGGCGCAAAGCCGAGAAGAGGCCGCAGGCGACACTTCGTCCGGCGGAAAAAGGTGTGTCGGTTTTGCGCCGAGAAGATCGACTATATCGACTACAAGGACACCCGTTTGCTTTCCGCCTTCATCCCGGAACGGGGCAAGATCCTGCCCCGGAGAATTTCCGGAACCTGCGCGCCCTGCCAACGTAAGCTCATGGAGGCTCTCAAGCGAGCCCGCAATATTGCCCTGCTTCCCTTTGCCGCTGGGTAG
- a CDS encoding ribose-phosphate pyrophosphokinase: MKIFTGTAHRALAEEICQSLNVPLGEASVSRFSDGEGYFQILENVRGEDVFVIQPTCRPVDRSLMELLLMIDAFKRASARRITAVLPYFGYARQDRKDKPRVPISAKLVADLLSTAGASRALTMDLHVPQIQGFFDIPVDHLYAAPVMMGYFQKLHLPDLVVVSPDAGGTERARAYAKKLHASLAVIDKRRVKPNEAAVVNIVGEVEGRTALIVDDLVDTAGTLVKSAEALAKQGATRVYACCTHPVLSGPATQRIAGSSLTELVVTNTIPLSPGASQCRDIRVLSVAGLLGKAIQSIHEESSVSSLFI, translated from the coding sequence ATGAAGATCTTTACGGGAACCGCCCATCGGGCCTTGGCCGAAGAGATCTGTCAATCGCTGAATGTCCCCTTGGGCGAGGCATCCGTTTCCAGATTCAGCGACGGTGAGGGGTACTTTCAGATTCTGGAGAACGTGCGGGGCGAAGACGTCTTCGTGATTCAGCCGACCTGTCGTCCGGTAGACCGGAGCCTGATGGAGTTGCTGCTGATGATCGATGCCTTCAAGAGAGCCTCCGCCAGGCGGATCACGGCGGTCCTGCCCTATTTCGGGTATGCCCGCCAGGACCGAAAGGACAAGCCGCGAGTTCCCATTTCAGCCAAGCTGGTGGCCGACCTTCTGTCGACAGCCGGGGCCAGTCGGGCTCTTACCATGGATCTGCACGTGCCTCAGATTCAGGGGTTTTTCGACATTCCGGTGGATCACCTCTACGCTGCGCCGGTAATGATGGGGTACTTTCAGAAGTTGCACCTGCCCGACCTGGTGGTGGTCTCTCCGGATGCCGGGGGCACGGAAAGAGCCCGGGCTTACGCCAAGAAGCTGCACGCCAGTCTGGCCGTCATCGACAAGCGCCGCGTCAAGCCCAACGAGGCGGCAGTGGTCAATATCGTCGGCGAGGTGGAGGGCAGGACGGCGCTCATCGTGGATGATCTGGTGGATACGGCCGGCACCCTGGTCAAGTCGGCCGAGGCGCTGGCCAAGCAGGGAGCCACCCGGGTCTACGCCTGCTGCACCCACCCGGTCCTCTCCGGTCCGGCCACCCAGAGAATCGCCGGGTCCAGCTTGACCGAGTTGGTAGTGACCAATACGATCCCCTTGTCGCCCGGGGCCTCCCAGTGCCGGGACATTCGAGTCCTGAGCGTAGCCGGCCTTTTGGGCAAGGCCATCCAGTCCATTCATGAAGAGAGTTCCGTCAGTTCGCTGTTCATCTAG
- the rpsF gene encoding 30S ribosomal protein S6, whose amino-acid sequence MRRYEVMFIVHPSSNEEGIDRITGQMEEVVRSYDGEVHAVDRLGKKKLAYEIQDLHEGIYMLLTIGAGGDCIKELERRLRVNDRVLRYITVRVDEHLKKAEKVKAARLAKKARRNRGTEPEAVAPAI is encoded by the coding sequence ATGAGACGTTACGAAGTCATGTTCATCGTGCACCCTTCCTCCAATGAGGAAGGGATCGACCGGATCACGGGCCAGATGGAGGAAGTGGTCCGGAGCTACGACGGCGAGGTGCACGCTGTCGACCGATTGGGCAAGAAGAAGCTGGCCTATGAGATTCAGGATCTGCACGAAGGAATCTACATGCTGCTCACCATTGGCGCCGGCGGGGATTGTATCAAGGAGTTGGAGCGGCGCTTGAGGGTCAACGACCGGGTCTTGCGCTATATCACGGTGAGAGTGGATGAACATCTGAAGAAGGCGGAAAAGGTCAAGGCGGCCCGCCTCGCGAAGAAGGCCCGCCGCAATCGTGGAACCGAGCCCGAGGCGGTTGCTCCCGCCATTTAG
- a CDS encoding tetratricopeptide repeat protein produces the protein MNHSRPGFMKKSLLTALAVFWAAAAQAQGDTTPVGQAEAQPVNRSAAYYHFSLGRLLEESGSFFKAEAEYLKALRHDPQSSQLHTEVASAYLRNNRILEAIQQFETAARIDPDNLRARKRLGAIYYELLASERRGHRISSGDTLSKAIREYEAIGRLDPQDGDSLLVLGRLYGQSGRSREAIATLEKHLEAAPSSEEALSMLAELYRSQDELKKAVEYQERAVGINSGSPVLLRGLGLVYEQSGNFKKAAETYRKGMNVEAANVTLVTLLRRDLARALILDGQIDPAEKEYRKILEVDPDDGEAHLGLGRVSRTRHRYQEALEHLKKADASLQNNVEVIFELARLYNDLGRFEEAEAGFEKMLSLFRDPGDNFGAVRNRSISLTHLGLAAQELGNFDKAAGHFQELQRLGETYIGHDRENLKVLGKENRHRARVLLIGLHRAARQVPRALAVCTAAKEQSANRAVSALCADVLAESGEPEQALRKLEEMLKGNKEDLEIYHYILQVYQREKRFKEAEKRLYEAEKYFEHEKSFYFMLGALQERQKEYDKAAATFRKVIALDPKHASALNYLGYMWADLGVNLNEALELIKQAVALDPNNGAYLDSLGWVYFKMDRIEEAERYLVSALDRVRRDPTIHDHMGDLYYRKGKYRQARSSWQHSVAYGQDEEETRKVRKKMADLDTKLALSAEDE, from the coding sequence ATGAACCATTCAAGGCCGGGTTTCATGAAGAAGAGCCTGCTGACCGCACTGGCGGTCTTCTGGGCGGCTGCGGCTCAGGCCCAGGGGGACACCACACCGGTCGGCCAGGCGGAAGCGCAGCCGGTGAATCGATCGGCCGCCTACTACCACTTCAGCCTGGGGCGTCTCCTCGAGGAAAGCGGGAGCTTCTTCAAGGCCGAGGCGGAGTATCTGAAAGCGCTGCGCCACGATCCTCAATCCTCCCAGCTCCATACGGAAGTTGCCAGCGCCTACCTTAGAAACAACCGTATCCTGGAAGCCATTCAGCAATTCGAAACGGCAGCCCGCATCGACCCGGACAACTTGCGCGCCCGCAAGCGCCTGGGAGCCATCTATTACGAGCTGCTGGCCAGCGAAAGAAGGGGTCACCGAATCTCCTCCGGCGACACCTTGAGCAAGGCAATCCGCGAGTATGAGGCCATTGGGCGACTGGACCCTCAGGACGGCGACTCGCTGCTGGTGCTGGGTCGCCTCTACGGTCAGTCCGGGCGCTCCCGGGAAGCCATCGCCACCCTGGAGAAGCATCTGGAAGCGGCTCCCTCCTCCGAAGAGGCCCTGAGCATGCTCGCCGAGCTCTATCGCAGCCAGGACGAGCTCAAGAAAGCCGTCGAATATCAGGAACGAGCCGTCGGGATCAACTCCGGTTCTCCCGTGCTACTTCGAGGATTGGGATTGGTTTATGAGCAATCCGGTAATTTCAAGAAGGCGGCCGAGACCTATCGCAAAGGCATGAACGTCGAGGCCGCCAATGTGACCCTGGTGACCCTGCTGCGCAGGGACCTTGCTCGCGCCCTGATCCTCGACGGACAGATCGACCCCGCCGAGAAGGAATACCGCAAGATCCTGGAAGTCGATCCGGACGATGGGGAGGCTCACCTGGGTCTTGGGAGGGTCAGTCGCACCCGCCACCGCTACCAGGAGGCCCTGGAGCATCTGAAGAAAGCCGATGCCTCGCTCCAGAACAACGTGGAAGTCATCTTCGAATTGGCCAGGCTTTACAACGATCTGGGCCGGTTTGAGGAAGCGGAGGCGGGTTTTGAAAAGATGCTGAGTCTGTTCCGAGATCCGGGCGACAACTTCGGTGCCGTGCGCAACCGCAGCATCTCGCTGACCCATCTCGGCCTGGCGGCTCAGGAGTTGGGAAATTTCGACAAGGCAGCCGGTCATTTTCAGGAGTTGCAACGGCTTGGGGAAACCTATATCGGCCATGATCGGGAAAACCTGAAGGTGCTGGGCAAGGAAAACAGGCACCGGGCCAGGGTCTTGCTGATTGGACTCCATCGAGCAGCCAGGCAGGTTCCGCGAGCTCTGGCCGTCTGCACGGCCGCCAAGGAGCAGAGCGCGAATCGAGCCGTCAGTGCCCTTTGCGCCGACGTGCTGGCGGAGAGTGGAGAACCCGAACAGGCTTTGCGGAAACTGGAAGAGATGCTCAAGGGTAACAAGGAAGACCTGGAGATATACCACTACATCCTGCAGGTCTACCAGAGAGAAAAGCGATTCAAGGAAGCCGAAAAAAGGCTCTACGAAGCCGAAAAATATTTCGAGCACGAAAAGTCCTTTTACTTCATGCTGGGAGCCCTGCAGGAGCGTCAGAAGGAATACGACAAGGCGGCGGCGACTTTCAGAAAGGTCATCGCCCTGGACCCGAAGCATGCGTCCGCCTTGAATTACCTGGGCTATATGTGGGCCGACCTGGGCGTCAACCTGAACGAGGCGCTGGAACTGATCAAGCAGGCGGTGGCCTTGGATCCCAACAACGGCGCCTATCTGGATAGCCTGGGTTGGGTCTATTTCAAAATGGACCGCATCGAGGAGGCGGAGCGCTACCTGGTGAGCGCCTTGGATCGGGTTCGCCGGGATCCCACTATTCACGACCACATGGGAGACCTGTACTACCGGAAAGGGAAATACCGGCAAGCTCGCTCGTCCTGGCAGCACTCGGTGGCCTACGGGCAGGACGAGGAGGAGACCCGGAAGGTCAGGAAGAAGATGGCGGATCTGGACACCAAGCTGGCCTTGTCCGCCGAAGATGAGTAG
- the purH gene encoding bifunctional phosphoribosylaminoimidazolecarboxamide formyltransferase/IMP cyclohydrolase, with product MSRRVLVSVSDKEGLEDFVKGLLRLDYEIVSTGGTARFLRESGARVTEVSEVTGFPEILGGRVKTLHPKIHGGLLGIRQDQEHRRQMREQAIHPIDMLVVNLYPFQQTVAKPGVTLEEAIEQIDIGGPAMVRSAAKNFRDVAVVVRKEDYGWILQELEAQGGALTLESRFRLAQQAFSLTARYDTAISSHLSRMEASDGAIQPGPGTFPSRLSIDLEKVMDLRYGENPHQQAAFYRELAGGANLLPDSVQLQGKELSFNNLLDLNAAYQLSAEFALACAVIIKHNNPCGVAVSRVGQADAYLKARQCDPVSAFGSVLGFNRTVDSETAQAIASTFVEAVIAPGYQPEALERLSARKNLRLLRHGAERNSASRWDYKRVEGGLLVQEVDRATEDEEGWKVATDRSPAPEEWEALRFAWIVGKHIKSNAIVYTSSDRTVGIGVGQMSRVDSARLAISKALSPLEGCVMASDAFFPFRDGIDIAAEAGIRAVIQPGGSVRDGEVIQAANENRMAMVLTGRRHFRH from the coding sequence TTGAGTCGCCGAGTGCTTGTGAGCGTCTCCGACAAGGAGGGTCTGGAGGACTTCGTCAAGGGTCTGTTGCGCCTGGACTACGAAATTGTCTCTACGGGAGGAACGGCCCGGTTTCTGCGGGAGAGCGGGGCGCGGGTCACCGAGGTGTCCGAAGTGACGGGATTCCCGGAGATCCTGGGGGGGCGAGTCAAGACGCTGCACCCCAAGATCCACGGGGGCCTGCTGGGGATCAGGCAAGACCAGGAGCACCGGCGGCAGATGCGGGAGCAGGCCATCCATCCCATCGACATGCTCGTGGTCAACCTCTATCCCTTCCAGCAGACCGTCGCCAAGCCTGGAGTTACTCTGGAGGAGGCTATCGAACAGATCGACATCGGCGGGCCCGCCATGGTGCGCTCGGCAGCCAAGAACTTCAGGGACGTGGCCGTGGTGGTTCGAAAAGAGGACTACGGCTGGATTCTTCAGGAGCTCGAGGCCCAAGGAGGAGCGCTGACCCTGGAGTCCAGGTTCCGTCTGGCCCAGCAGGCCTTCAGCCTGACCGCCCGTTACGACACGGCAATCTCGAGCCATCTCTCGCGCATGGAAGCCTCTGACGGAGCCATTCAACCAGGTCCGGGCACGTTTCCGAGCCGGTTGAGCATTGACCTGGAAAAGGTGATGGACCTGCGCTACGGCGAGAATCCCCATCAGCAGGCGGCCTTCTATCGAGAGCTGGCTGGTGGGGCCAATCTGCTGCCCGACAGCGTCCAGTTGCAGGGCAAGGAGCTGTCGTTCAACAACCTGCTGGATCTCAACGCGGCCTACCAGTTGTCGGCTGAATTCGCGCTCGCCTGCGCGGTCATCATCAAGCACAACAACCCCTGCGGCGTGGCCGTATCCCGGGTCGGCCAGGCCGACGCCTATCTCAAGGCCCGCCAATGCGATCCCGTATCGGCATTCGGCTCTGTCCTGGGATTCAATCGGACGGTCGACTCCGAGACGGCCCAGGCTATCGCCTCGACCTTTGTGGAAGCGGTGATCGCTCCGGGCTACCAACCCGAGGCCCTCGAGCGGCTGAGCGCCAGGAAGAACCTGCGGCTGCTTCGACATGGGGCAGAGAGGAACTCTGCTTCACGCTGGGACTACAAGAGAGTTGAAGGCGGCCTGCTGGTGCAGGAAGTGGATCGAGCGACGGAGGATGAGGAGGGATGGAAGGTGGCTACCGACCGCTCCCCCGCGCCCGAGGAGTGGGAGGCCCTCCGATTTGCCTGGATCGTAGGCAAGCACATCAAGTCCAACGCGATCGTCTATACCAGCTCCGATCGGACCGTGGGGATCGGCGTGGGACAGATGAGTCGGGTGGATTCCGCCCGGTTGGCCATTTCCAAGGCACTGTCGCCCCTGGAGGGCTGTGTCATGGCCTCCGACGCCTTTTTCCCCTTTCGGGACGGGATCGACATTGCAGCCGAGGCCGGCATCCGGGCCGTCATCCAGCCCGGCGGATCGGTCAGAGACGGCGAAGTCATCCAGGCAGCCAATGAGAACCGGATGGCCATGGTATTGACCGGGAGGCGCCACTTCCGCCATTAG
- the pth gene encoding aminoacyl-tRNA hydrolase, translating to MKLVVGLGNPGPRYAHTPHNAGFAVVDQLASQGGGGWKPDPCLARVATFGLSGTSLLLAKPQTYMNLSGRAVSLLLSEYRLSLDDLIVICDDLALALGRIRIRARGGDGGHNGLKSIMEVLGTREFTRLRLGVAPEAEIADAAEFVLTPVPPDRAAAFRQMIRKGAEAVEAICLAGVDDAMNRYNPGEG from the coding sequence ATGAAGCTCGTGGTCGGTCTCGGCAATCCCGGGCCGCGTTATGCTCACACGCCCCACAACGCGGGTTTCGCCGTGGTCGACCAGCTTGCCTCGCAGGGAGGCGGTGGCTGGAAGCCCGACCCCTGTCTGGCTCGGGTGGCCACCTTCGGTTTGTCCGGGACTTCCCTATTGCTGGCCAAGCCCCAGACCTACATGAACCTGAGCGGCCGCGCGGTCAGCCTGCTTCTGTCCGAGTATCGGCTGTCCCTTGACGACCTGATCGTAATCTGCGATGATTTGGCGCTCGCCCTTGGGCGGATTCGGATTCGAGCCAGGGGCGGTGACGGAGGCCACAACGGCCTCAAGTCCATCATGGAGGTCCTGGGCACACGCGAATTTACCAGGCTTCGCTTGGGTGTGGCTCCGGAGGCGGAGATTGCGGATGCCGCTGAATTTGTTTTGACTCCGGTGCCTCCGGACCGTGCCGCGGCGTTTCGGCAGATGATTCGGAAGGGTGCCGAGGCCGTGGAGGCGATCTGCCTGGCCGGGGTTGACGATGCCATGAACCGGTATAACCCGGGGGAGGGCTAG
- a CDS encoding 50S ribosomal protein L25 has translation MKSIQVSAEVRSSFGKNAARQVRMRGRIPAVLYGQQEAALSLTVDPKDLLAILHSAAGHNTILSLDVKDQGSTSVILKEWQLDPIKETLLHADFLRIAMDNALQVSVPVLPLGMAKGVKDQGGIFEFVLRQLEVECLPADIPEHITADISDLEIGSNLRVADLTVSPKVKVLSDLDLVVAHVVTPKEEAVEAEEVAEPGLEEEEEPEVIRKGKGESEEGSEG, from the coding sequence ATGAAATCAATCCAAGTGTCAGCCGAAGTCCGATCCAGTTTTGGAAAGAACGCCGCGCGCCAGGTGCGAATGCGGGGCAGGATTCCTGCCGTGCTCTACGGCCAGCAGGAAGCGGCGCTCTCCTTGACTGTGGATCCCAAGGATCTTTTGGCCATCCTGCACTCGGCAGCGGGACACAATACAATCCTGTCGCTTGACGTCAAGGATCAGGGATCAACCAGCGTCATCCTGAAAGAGTGGCAGTTGGATCCAATCAAGGAGACCCTGCTGCACGCCGACTTTTTGCGAATCGCGATGGACAACGCCTTGCAGGTCAGTGTGCCGGTACTGCCGTTGGGTATGGCCAAGGGGGTCAAGGATCAGGGAGGCATCTTCGAGTTTGTCCTCAGGCAGCTTGAAGTGGAGTGCCTGCCGGCGGACATCCCGGAGCACATCACGGCCGATATCTCCGATCTCGAGATCGGCTCCAACCTGAGAGTGGCCGACCTGACCGTGAGTCCCAAGGTGAAGGTCTTGTCCGATCTCGATCTGGTGGTGGCGCACGTGGTTACGCCGAAGGAAGAGGCGGTCGAGGCCGAAGAGGTCGCCGAGCCGGGACTTGAGGAGGAAGAGGAACCGGAAGTGATCCGGAAGGGCAAGGGCGAGTCGGAAGAGGGTAGTGAAGGGTGA
- the selA gene encoding L-seryl-tRNA(Sec) selenium transferase: protein MARTSSPVYRLIPAVDRIVDSPQAADLVSRTSRPFVTFLVRRVLENLRRDLAESPEREWPAPELEKRIQETLYQEFRAWACPSLKKVINATGVILHTNLGRAPVGDAARRQLEEVASNYSNLEFDLARGSRGKRDVIAGRLLETILNCPRALVVNNNAAAVFLILNSLAEGGEVLISRGEMIEIGDSFRVPDILRKSGARLKEVGTTNKTHLGDYRQGFSDKTRLVLRVHPSNFKISGFTSKPSLEELSALCASRSVPLVEDLGSGCLIDLEAERIEAEPHPRESLSRGADVVCFSGDKLLGGSQAGIIAGSSRHVQRIRQNPLFRALRVDKLALAVLESTLIAYLTRREELEIPVVRMIRTDAGRLRERASDLAVRLSGLRTDLTVEAVEGVSVIGGGSTPSQSLPTWLLRLRTPGTSAAGLESRLRRSDPPVLARLDREAVLLDLRTVFPADDALLVDILSRIDR from the coding sequence ATGGCTCGAACCTCTTCGCCCGTATACCGCCTGATTCCGGCAGTGGACAGGATTGTCGACAGTCCCCAGGCAGCGGACCTCGTCAGCCGCACCAGCCGCCCCTTCGTCACCTTCCTGGTCCGCAGGGTCCTGGAGAACCTGCGCCGGGATCTGGCGGAGAGTCCCGAAAGGGAGTGGCCGGCCCCGGAACTGGAGAAACGCATCCAGGAGACCCTGTATCAGGAGTTTCGCGCCTGGGCCTGCCCCAGCCTGAAGAAGGTCATCAACGCCACCGGCGTTATTCTGCACACCAACCTGGGACGGGCGCCGGTGGGAGATGCCGCCCGCAGGCAACTGGAAGAAGTCGCCTCCAACTACTCCAACCTTGAATTCGACCTGGCCCGCGGCAGCCGAGGCAAGCGAGACGTCATTGCCGGCCGTCTCCTGGAAACGATTCTGAATTGCCCTCGGGCACTGGTGGTCAACAACAACGCGGCGGCCGTGTTTCTCATTCTCAACTCCCTGGCCGAGGGGGGCGAGGTCCTGATTTCCCGGGGGGAGATGATCGAGATCGGCGATTCCTTCCGGGTTCCCGACATCCTGCGCAAGAGCGGCGCCCGACTGAAGGAGGTCGGCACCACCAATAAGACCCATCTCGGCGACTACCGGCAGGGTTTCAGCGACAAGACCAGGCTGGTTCTCCGGGTGCATCCCAGCAACTTCAAGATCTCGGGCTTCACCTCCAAACCGAGCCTGGAGGAGCTGTCAGCCCTCTGCGCCTCCAGGTCCGTGCCTCTGGTGGAGGACCTCGGCAGCGGCTGCCTGATCGACCTCGAGGCCGAGCGGATCGAGGCCGAGCCCCATCCTCGGGAGAGCCTCTCCCGAGGTGCCGATGTGGTCTGCTTCAGCGGAGACAAGCTGCTGGGTGGTTCCCAGGCCGGCATCATCGCCGGAAGCTCCCGCCATGTGCAGAGAATCCGGCAAAATCCCCTCTTCAGGGCCCTGCGTGTGGACAAGCTGGCCCTGGCGGTCCTGGAGTCCACATTGATTGCCTACCTGACCCGCCGGGAGGAGTTGGAGATCCCAGTGGTGCGGATGATTCGGACGGATGCCGGCCGTCTGCGGGAGCGGGCGAGCGACCTGGCGGTTCGCCTGTCCGGGCTTCGAACCGACCTGACAGTGGAGGCGGTCGAGGGCGTCTCCGTTATCGGAGGAGGGTCCACACCCTCCCAGAGCCTGCCAACCTGGCTGCTCCGGCTGCGTACACCCGGAACCTCGGCTGCCGGGCTGGAGTCACGGTTGAGGCGTTCGGACCCGCCCGTGCTGGCGCGGCTGGACCGGGAAGCCGTCCTGCTGGATCTGAGAACCGTCTTCCCTGCCGACGATGCCCTGCTGGTCGATATCCTGAGCCGGATAGACAGGTAG
- the ispE gene encoding 4-(cytidine 5'-diphospho)-2-C-methyl-D-erythritol kinase codes for MKPERIKLRSYAKVNLGLHILGKREDGYHEIRTILQTVGLHDTLEIRRTQGQGVSFHCDRDELNTGDNLVVRAMEAVCRHAGLEAGLEARLEKRIPLGAGLGGGSSNAAAAVMGLDELLGLRMSRQDRFEIGGALGSDVPFFFVGGQALGVGRGSEVYPLEDTVPCHVLIVVPPRPMHTADAYRRASLRLTTPVNKSKIPLFCPAYLDALESGDGLENHFETVVFRDQPDLKRLKQRLLQWGARKAGLTGSGSALVGLFDEKGALTQAHAALRAVNVRILATRTLPRDQYRHSLVECLQRAIG; via the coding sequence ATGAAACCGGAGCGAATCAAGCTGCGCAGCTACGCCAAGGTGAACCTGGGACTCCATATCCTGGGAAAACGAGAGGACGGCTATCATGAGATTCGCACCATCCTTCAAACCGTCGGTCTGCATGACACGCTGGAAATTCGTCGCACCCAAGGTCAAGGAGTATCCTTCCATTGCGACCGGGACGAGTTGAACACTGGTGACAATCTGGTGGTTCGAGCCATGGAAGCCGTTTGCCGCCATGCGGGGCTGGAGGCGGGGCTGGAGGCTCGCCTGGAAAAGAGGATTCCCCTGGGCGCCGGCCTCGGCGGGGGAAGCAGCAATGCCGCCGCTGCCGTTATGGGATTGGACGAGCTGCTGGGGTTGAGGATGTCCCGCCAGGATCGGTTTGAGATCGGGGGTGCATTGGGGTCGGACGTCCCCTTCTTCTTTGTGGGTGGACAGGCGCTCGGAGTGGGCCGAGGCTCCGAAGTCTATCCGTTGGAGGACACGGTTCCCTGCCACGTTCTGATCGTCGTCCCGCCCCGGCCGATGCATACCGCCGATGCCTATCGGAGGGCGAGTTTGCGGTTGACAACCCCTGTGAACAAAAGTAAGATTCCGCTCTTCTGTCCAGCCTATTTGGACGCGTTGGAGTCAGGGGATGGGCTGGAGAACCACTTCGAAACGGTGGTTTTCAGGGATCAGCCTGACCTGAAGCGCCTGAAGCAGAGGCTCCTCCAGTGGGGCGCCAGGAAAGCCGGCCTCACCGGGAGCGGTTCGGCGCTGGTAGGCCTATTTGACGAAAAAGGAGCACTGACACAAGCTCATGCAGCCCTCCGGGCCGTGAATGTTCGCATCCTGGCGACTCGAACCCTGCCCCGGGACCAATATCGGCACTCCCTTGTCGAATGTCTCCAGCGGGCCATCGGATAA